The following are from one region of the Mycetohabitans rhizoxinica HKI 454 genome:
- a CDS encoding UvrD-helicase domain-containing protein — MYGLNPAQSAAVTYLDGPCLVLAGAGSGKTRVITQKIAHLIEAKGFEPRHIAAVTFTNKAAAEMRERVGKLLEGKTLTTPGKEGRKVPVNQLTVCTFHSLGVQILRQEAAHVGLKPQFSIMDADDCFAMIQEQIGTTDKGLIRRIQSIISLWKNGMVTPEQASVLAQNEDEMQAAIVFRHYAATLHAYQAVDFDDLIRLPTELFRDNEPVRDKWQNRLRYLLVDEYQDTNTCQYELLKLLAGPRAAFTAVGDDDQAIYGWRGATLENLAQLQVDFPRLKVIKLEQNYRSTVRILNAANSVIAQNPKLFEKKLWSEHGMGDTITVTPCNDEEHEAESVVFRLSAHKFERRTQFRDYAILYRGNFQARIFEQVLRRERIPYVLSGGQSFFDRAEIKDICAYLRLIANHDDDPAFIRAITTPRRGVGNTTLEALGSFAGQAKVSLFEAVYMGGIEARLSPRQVEPLRVFCDFIQRIAARAGTDPATTLLDDLMEAIHYEAYLYDAFDERQAQTKWTNVLEFLEWLKKKGTKPERDATLGGSGTPRGEDADDDDDDEQHAYGYENADGLADTGKNLLGLIQTVALMSMLDGKDEDPDAVRLSTVHASKGLEYPHVFLVGVEEGILPHRGGADDEPIDDARIEEERRLMYVAITRAQRSLHLNYCKKRKRARETLVCEPSRFIAEMRLDDAPPPTPDEAPMTPKDRLASLKALLQKQPG, encoded by the coding sequence ATGTATGGCCTAAATCCCGCGCAAAGTGCCGCCGTCACCTATCTCGACGGCCCCTGCCTCGTGCTCGCCGGCGCCGGCAGCGGCAAAACGCGTGTCATCACGCAGAAGATCGCCCATCTGATCGAGGCAAAAGGCTTTGAGCCACGTCACATTGCAGCAGTCACCTTCACGAACAAGGCGGCAGCCGAAATGCGCGAACGGGTCGGCAAGCTGCTCGAGGGCAAAACGCTGACGACGCCCGGCAAGGAAGGCCGCAAAGTGCCCGTCAATCAGCTGACGGTATGCACATTCCATTCACTGGGCGTGCAGATCCTGCGTCAGGAAGCGGCCCATGTCGGCTTGAAGCCGCAATTCTCGATCATGGACGCGGACGATTGCTTCGCCATGATCCAGGAGCAGATCGGCACGACGGACAAGGGTCTGATTCGCAGGATCCAGTCAATCATCTCGCTGTGGAAAAACGGCATGGTCACGCCGGAACAGGCCAGTGTGCTCGCGCAGAACGAGGACGAGATGCAGGCGGCAATCGTGTTCCGCCATTACGCGGCGACACTGCACGCGTATCAGGCGGTAGACTTCGATGACTTGATTCGGCTGCCCACGGAATTGTTCCGCGACAATGAACCGGTGCGCGACAAATGGCAGAATCGGCTGCGCTACCTGCTGGTGGACGAATACCAGGACACCAACACGTGCCAGTACGAGCTGCTGAAGCTGCTCGCTGGCCCGCGCGCGGCGTTCACGGCAGTCGGCGACGATGACCAGGCGATCTACGGCTGGCGCGGCGCGACATTGGAGAACCTTGCGCAATTGCAAGTGGACTTTCCCCGTCTGAAGGTCATCAAACTCGAGCAAAACTACCGCTCGACGGTGCGCATCCTGAACGCCGCGAATAGCGTGATCGCGCAAAACCCGAAGCTGTTCGAAAAGAAGCTGTGGTCCGAGCATGGCATGGGTGACACCATTACCGTGACGCCATGCAATGACGAGGAGCACGAGGCAGAATCGGTGGTGTTCCGTCTGTCGGCGCACAAGTTCGAGCGCCGCACACAATTCCGCGATTATGCGATCCTATACCGGGGCAACTTCCAGGCCCGGATCTTCGAGCAGGTGCTGCGCCGCGAGCGTATCCCGTACGTGCTGTCAGGCGGACAGTCATTCTTCGATCGCGCTGAAATCAAGGACATCTGCGCCTATCTTCGGCTGATCGCTAACCACGACGACGATCCGGCGTTCATCCGCGCGATTACCACGCCGCGCCGCGGCGTGGGCAACACGACGCTGGAAGCACTCGGTTCGTTTGCCGGCCAGGCGAAGGTGTCGCTGTTCGAGGCAGTCTATATGGGCGGCATCGAGGCGCGGCTATCGCCGCGTCAGGTCGAGCCATTGCGGGTATTCTGCGATTTCATTCAGCGCATCGCGGCACGGGCCGGCACCGACCCGGCAACGACGCTGCTGGATGATTTGATGGAAGCCATCCATTACGAAGCGTACCTGTATGACGCATTCGACGAGCGCCAGGCGCAGACTAAGTGGACAAACGTGCTCGAGTTCCTCGAATGGCTCAAGAAGAAGGGCACGAAACCGGAGCGCGACGCCACGCTCGGTGGATCCGGCACGCCGCGCGGCGAGGACGCCGACGACGATGACGATGACGAACAACACGCATACGGCTACGAGAATGCGGACGGACTGGCCGATACCGGCAAGAACCTGCTGGGTTTAATTCAGACCGTCGCGCTGATGTCAATGCTCGATGGCAAGGACGAGGATCCGGACGCGGTACGCTTGTCCACCGTCCATGCGTCGAAGGGCCTCGAGTATCCGCACGTGTTTTTGGTGGGCGTCGAGGAAGGCATTCTTCCGCACCGCGGTGGCGCCGATGATGAGCCGATCGACGACGCGCGGATCGAGGAAGAGCGCCGCCTGATGTATGTCGCAATCACGCGCGCACAGCGCAGCCTGCATCTGAACTATTGCAAGAAGCGAAAGCGCGCGAGGGAGACGCTCGTGTGCGAGCCGTCCCGCTTCATTGCGGAAATGCGTCTGGACGATGCGCCACCTCCCACGCCGGATGAAGCACCGATGACCCCCAAGGACCGGCTAGCGAGCCTGAAGGCGCTGCTGCAGAAACAGCCAGGCTGA
- a CDS encoding c-type cytochrome, with protein sequence MSEAHEAPIKNPKQLIALVIASFALPIIVIALLVHYVDNATRTGAGTDGLSHEQVSRRIAPVARVEVRPDQGQGAPDTLAAALASAAATPSAAVISSNSTQAAAAAIAAIPSAPPPGSAATSASADAAQAGKALYQQVCQACHAAGVAGAPKLGDKAAWAPRLKESMDTVYHYALHGKGAMPPKGGSNASDADVKAAVDYMVSTVK encoded by the coding sequence ATGAGCGAAGCACACGAAGCCCCGATCAAGAATCCGAAGCAGCTCATCGCGCTGGTCATTGCCAGTTTTGCGCTCCCGATCATCGTCATTGCGTTGCTCGTCCATTATGTGGACAACGCCACCCGCACCGGTGCTGGCACCGACGGTTTGTCGCACGAGCAGGTTTCCCGCCGTATCGCCCCCGTCGCTCGCGTGGAGGTCCGCCCAGATCAAGGCCAAGGCGCGCCCGACACATTGGCCGCGGCGCTAGCCTCGGCCGCTGCAACGCCATCCGCAGCGGTAATAAGTAGCAACAGCACGCAAGCCGCCGCAGCCGCAATCGCAGCGATTCCTTCCGCACCGCCGCCTGGCAGCGCCGCCACGTCCGCGAGCGCGGACGCCGCGCAAGCCGGCAAGGCGCTGTACCAACAGGTCTGCCAAGCGTGCCATGCTGCCGGCGTAGCCGGCGCACCGAAGCTCGGTGACAAGGCGGCCTGGGCACCACGGCTAAAGGAGTCGATGGACACTGTCTACCACTACGCGCTGCACGGCAAAGGCGCGATGCCGCCCAAAGGTGGCTCGAATGCTTCTGATGCCGACGTGAAGGCGGCCGTCGACTATATGGTAAGCACAGTCAAGTAG
- a CDS encoding helix-turn-helix domain-containing protein, with protein sequence MQKRIIKGVEVQRSSGNVFADLGLPDAEKLKIKTGLVVEIRKAMRALGLTQQEAAKRMGVPQPKVSGMMRGDFTNLSERKLMDCLNRLGYDIEIKVRPAAEPVGHLTLALA encoded by the coding sequence ATGCAAAAACGAATCATTAAAGGCGTCGAGGTTCAGCGCAGTTCAGGCAACGTCTTTGCCGACCTTGGACTGCCCGATGCCGAAAAGCTTAAGATCAAGACCGGCCTGGTGGTCGAGATCAGGAAGGCAATGCGCGCCCTCGGGCTGACACAACAAGAGGCGGCCAAACGCATGGGCGTGCCGCAACCGAAAGTGTCAGGAATGATGCGTGGTGACTTTACCAATCTGTCTGAGCGCAAGCTGATGGACTGTTTGAACCGCCTCGGCTATGACATCGAAATAAAGGTGCGGCCGGCGGCCGAGCCGGTCGGGCATCTGACGCTCGCGCTCGCTTGA
- a CDS encoding DUF1778 domain-containing protein: MPAAISTARLEARISTDLHSMLKRAAELQGRTMTDFVVSAVQDAAQRAIEQAEVIRLSLADQECFAQALLSPPQPSPALKRAFSRRNKLLRAE, translated from the coding sequence ATGCCCGCAGCTATCTCTACCGCCCGTCTCGAAGCCCGGATCAGTACCGATTTACATTCGATGCTTAAGCGCGCCGCTGAGCTTCAGGGACGTACCATGACGGACTTCGTTGTGTCTGCCGTCCAGGACGCCGCACAACGCGCCATCGAGCAAGCCGAAGTCATCCGCCTGTCCTTGGCCGATCAAGAGTGCTTTGCCCAAGCGCTGCTGTCACCGCCGCAACCATCGCCCGCTTTGAAACGCGCTTTTTCCCGTCGCAATAAACTTTTGCGCGCCGAATGA
- a CDS encoding GNAT family N-acetyltransferase, with amino-acid sequence MSDAPFRLAPLDVTYDRAAFNSGSDPLDRYLREQVSQDVRRRMAACFVALADKNRIAGYYTLASASLLLADLPASISKKLPRYPTVPAVRMGRLAVDREFKGRGLGGALLADALDRAARSEIAAYALMVDAKDKAVAAFYRHHSFIALPDSPLTLFLPLATVQFSRTNP; translated from the coding sequence ATGAGCGACGCACCGTTCCGACTCGCGCCGCTGGATGTCACCTATGATCGGGCCGCGTTCAATAGTGGCTCGGACCCGCTAGACCGTTATCTACGGGAGCAAGTCAGCCAGGACGTTCGCCGCCGTATGGCAGCCTGTTTTGTGGCCTTAGCGGATAAAAATCGTATTGCAGGCTACTACACATTGGCATCGGCAAGCCTGCTGCTGGCCGATCTTCCAGCCAGTATCAGCAAGAAGTTGCCACGCTATCCGACCGTGCCCGCCGTTCGCATGGGCCGCTTGGCTGTCGATCGGGAATTTAAGGGGCGAGGCTTAGGGGGGGCGTTACTGGCCGACGCGCTCGACCGTGCCGCACGCTCGGAGATTGCCGCCTATGCTTTGATGGTGGATGCCAAGGACAAGGCGGTAGCTGCCTTCTACCGACATCACAGCTTCATTGCTTTGCCCGATTCGCCGCTTACCCTGTTTCTGCCGCTGGCAACCGTCCAGTTTTCCCGAACTAATCCTTGA
- a CDS encoding tyrosine-type recombinase/integrase: MSLYKRDRSPNWYYKLYPPGGGKPLQGSTGTRDKAKAQEFHDRLKASLWDRVKLGHRPHYTWNEAVLEYVADREGMASIETTKTHLRWLDKHLSGVRLVDIDRERIDAIARIKRQEPRVIRTRYGEQATGRTVSEGTVRRVIGVLVAVLNAAVERGWLDRAPVRKPVKLVSKRIRWLTAAEADRLLAELPEHLADMAQFSLETGLRRANVTGLQWPQIDLVRRVAWIHPDQAKARKAITVPLSDTAVAVLQRQLPKKRKVEHVESVFVYQGAPVRQTATAAWKKALKRAGIRDFRWHDLRHTWASWHVQRGTPLQVLKELGGWQTLEMVQRYAHLSADHLMQWVTPLTKLHDEPTGTTGPIEPTIATWQSMPASST, from the coding sequence ATGTCGCTCTACAAACGAGATAGAAGTCCCAATTGGTACTACAAGCTATACCCGCCTGGAGGCGGAAAGCCGTTACAGGGCAGCACTGGCACCCGCGACAAAGCCAAAGCCCAGGAATTCCACGACCGCTTGAAGGCGAGCCTGTGGGATCGCGTCAAACTCGGTCACAGGCCGCACTATACGTGGAACGAGGCAGTATTGGAGTACGTTGCCGATCGCGAAGGCATGGCGAGCATCGAAACGACCAAAACACACCTGCGCTGGCTTGACAAGCACTTGTCTGGTGTACGTTTGGTTGACATCGATCGCGAGCGAATCGATGCGATCGCGCGCATTAAGCGCCAAGAACCGCGTGTCATCCGCACGCGTTACGGCGAGCAGGCGACGGGCCGCACGGTGAGCGAAGGCACCGTGCGGCGAGTCATCGGCGTACTCGTCGCTGTATTGAATGCCGCCGTCGAGCGCGGTTGGCTGGACCGCGCGCCGGTTCGCAAGCCCGTCAAGTTAGTGTCGAAACGCATTCGATGGCTCACCGCTGCTGAAGCCGACCGGCTACTCGCCGAGCTGCCGGAACATCTCGCGGACATGGCACAGTTCAGTCTCGAAACGGGACTGCGCCGCGCCAATGTCACGGGATTACAGTGGCCGCAGATTGACCTTGTGCGTCGTGTCGCGTGGATTCATCCGGACCAGGCGAAGGCGCGCAAGGCCATTACCGTGCCGCTATCCGACACGGCGGTCGCGGTGTTGCAACGCCAGTTACCGAAAAAGCGCAAGGTTGAACATGTTGAAAGCGTGTTTGTGTACCAAGGTGCGCCGGTGCGTCAGACAGCTACAGCGGCGTGGAAAAAAGCGCTCAAGCGCGCCGGCATCCGCGACTTCCGCTGGCACGACTTGCGGCATACCTGGGCGAGTTGGCACGTGCAGCGTGGCACGCCGTTGCAGGTGCTGAAGGAATTGGGCGGATGGCAAACGCTGGAGATGGTGCAGCGCTACGCGCACCTGTCGGCCGACCACCTGATGCAATGGGTGACGCCGCTCACGAAGCTACACGACGAACCGACAGGAACAACTGGACCGATTGAACCGACAATAGCGACGTGGCAGTCAATGCCTGCGTCGTCAACATGA
- a CDS encoding toprim domain-containing protein gives MASLDELKRLIDLHDLANRLGLKRGHGGDKALYHSPLHEDKNPSLSIYVNHAKYGTGWRDHSANVGGSCVDLVMHARGGSVADAIRYLHDAYAIPIERPAQLERREKSSVEYIAERCLSARERVREYLGRRGISDAAMTAAISARTLGFNDWTSAKIPAGEVGHGGPAAAFIVRAPDERHIVAVDMRYADPALNGHVKAQTQGDKSGYGWTADARKLDRAKRVIVVESAINALSIDTCDIPGTAAFALRGLANVDRIDFAFLRGKQIVICLDNDEPFPSDHPRAGQRPGPEAAWALYERLTALNISAVLVDQRQWLADLADGETEQKPINDVNDYLQLRGPRELQRALEQYEPWLIAGLPGDDSRRGRARVFLPSHDFAQYWRFRVRPDFTSYIAKMERHEESGVETPVMTDLCGFRIAGISRVCVASANSTMTGDPDQAPTVYFAVSVQAPRHGATLIRRVMLDGQLHNTDQWAKFGPIWAPAPFKRMVNILERGADLGARQAANFVGLAWQNGRLIVNEGPDCYFTDADKQCPYHNLTFPSGPASDARRVIAAYQHTFKQNAAAMALVWALGGHLKALLGFWPHMTVQADKGAGKSTLIKRLERTLAFTMFSGQSLQTEFRLLTSISYTSHPVGWEEISARGQDVINKAVGLLQENYQYTVTRRGSDMTEYLLCAPVMLAGEDVPVRSLLGKLVRTTLTGKKGPMLPDDLPRFPVRQWLECLAGLNRRDVLEQYRAVRELALATSRASGADDGALRMAGNYAALLLAWRYLCEFAGMDRSEGAFEHDLIAEMNHHVAETSTDREPWIWIMETVLSEIDGGHYKHPYTFDVVDGQLCLLLRTGHAMDHIAHTSSLREKWNSLPVKSDRVFKRQLQHAGVVVGEKEVERRIYMRRVPYLTPVSLERLAGFGLHVSVHEDLATDAVEQRSRT, from the coding sequence ATGGCATCACTTGACGAATTGAAACGACTGATTGATTTACACGACCTTGCCAATCGGCTCGGGCTCAAACGCGGCCACGGCGGTGACAAGGCACTGTATCACTCGCCGTTGCACGAGGACAAGAACCCGTCACTGTCCATTTACGTCAACCACGCCAAATACGGCACGGGCTGGCGTGACCATAGCGCCAACGTCGGTGGCTCCTGCGTGGATCTGGTGATGCACGCGCGTGGCGGCAGCGTGGCCGATGCCATTCGCTACCTGCACGACGCTTATGCGATTCCCATTGAGCGGCCAGCCCAGTTGGAGCGTCGCGAGAAGTCGAGCGTTGAATACATCGCCGAGCGCTGCTTGAGTGCACGCGAGCGTGTGCGCGAATACTTGGGTCGTCGTGGCATTTCAGATGCCGCGATGACGGCGGCCATCAGCGCCCGCACGCTTGGCTTCAATGACTGGACAAGCGCCAAGATTCCAGCCGGCGAAGTAGGCCACGGTGGGCCGGCCGCCGCGTTCATTGTCCGGGCCCCGGACGAGCGCCACATCGTGGCCGTGGATATGCGTTACGCTGATCCGGCTTTGAACGGCCACGTCAAGGCACAAACGCAAGGTGACAAGTCTGGCTACGGTTGGACGGCCGATGCGCGCAAGCTCGACCGGGCCAAGCGCGTAATCGTCGTTGAGAGCGCAATCAATGCCCTGTCGATCGACACCTGCGACATACCGGGCACCGCCGCCTTCGCGCTACGCGGGCTCGCCAACGTTGACCGGATCGACTTTGCCTTCTTGCGCGGCAAGCAAATCGTGATTTGCCTGGACAACGATGAGCCATTCCCGAGCGACCACCCACGCGCCGGCCAGCGCCCCGGTCCGGAGGCCGCGTGGGCGCTGTATGAACGCCTCACCGCGTTAAACATCAGTGCCGTGCTCGTCGATCAGCGTCAATGGCTCGCGGATCTCGCCGACGGGGAGACGGAGCAAAAGCCAATTAATGACGTCAACGATTACTTACAGCTGCGCGGTCCGCGCGAGCTACAGCGCGCGCTCGAGCAGTACGAACCGTGGCTCATCGCCGGTCTGCCCGGCGATGACAGCCGCCGCGGCCGTGCGCGCGTCTTCCTGCCGTCGCACGACTTCGCACAATACTGGCGCTTTCGCGTGCGCCCTGACTTCACAAGCTATATCGCGAAAATGGAGCGTCATGAAGAGAGCGGTGTCGAGACGCCGGTGATGACCGACTTGTGCGGGTTTCGCATTGCCGGCATCTCGCGCGTGTGCGTCGCCAGCGCCAATTCGACGATGACGGGCGATCCCGACCAAGCACCCACGGTGTACTTTGCCGTATCGGTGCAGGCGCCGCGTCACGGCGCGACACTGATCCGCCGCGTGATGCTGGATGGCCAACTGCATAACACCGACCAGTGGGCCAAATTCGGACCGATTTGGGCGCCAGCCCCGTTCAAACGCATGGTCAACATTCTCGAGCGCGGCGCGGATCTCGGCGCACGCCAGGCGGCCAATTTTGTTGGGCTCGCGTGGCAAAACGGCCGTCTGATCGTCAACGAAGGACCAGACTGTTATTTTACGGACGCCGACAAGCAGTGTCCGTATCATAATCTGACGTTCCCGTCCGGGCCTGCGAGCGATGCACGTCGTGTGATTGCCGCCTATCAGCACACATTCAAGCAGAACGCCGCTGCCATGGCGCTCGTCTGGGCGCTGGGCGGCCACCTGAAGGCGCTGCTCGGCTTTTGGCCACACATGACGGTGCAGGCCGACAAGGGCGCGGGTAAATCGACGCTGATCAAGCGGCTCGAACGCACGCTGGCGTTCACGATGTTCTCCGGACAGAGCCTGCAAACGGAATTTCGGCTGCTCACGAGCATCAGCTACACCAGCCACCCGGTCGGATGGGAAGAAATCTCCGCGCGCGGCCAGGACGTGATTAATAAAGCTGTCGGGTTGCTGCAAGAGAATTACCAATACACCGTCACGCGCCGCGGTTCGGACATGACCGAATACCTGCTGTGTGCGCCCGTGATGCTGGCCGGTGAAGATGTGCCCGTGCGCAGTCTGCTCGGCAAGCTTGTGCGCACGACGCTGACCGGCAAGAAAGGCCCCATGCTGCCCGACGATCTGCCTCGCTTCCCGGTGCGTCAGTGGCTCGAATGCCTCGCTGGCCTCAATCGACGCGACGTACTGGAACAGTATCGCGCGGTGCGCGAGCTTGCGCTCGCCACCAGTCGCGCGAGTGGCGCCGACGACGGCGCATTGCGCATGGCTGGCAACTACGCGGCGCTTCTGCTCGCTTGGCGCTACCTGTGTGAATTCGCCGGGATGGACCGCAGCGAAGGCGCGTTCGAGCACGACCTGATTGCCGAGATGAACCACCATGTCGCCGAAACAAGCACTGATCGCGAACCGTGGATCTGGATTATGGAAACGGTGCTGTCCGAAATTGATGGCGGCCACTACAAGCATCCGTACACGTTCGACGTAGTCGATGGCCAATTGTGTCTGTTGCTGCGCACGGGCCATGCGATGGATCACATTGCGCACACCAGCAGCTTGCGCGAGAAATGGAACAGCCTGCCGGTGAAGTCGGACCGGGTGTTTAAACGCCAATTGCAACACGCAGGCGTCGTGGTCGGCGAAAAGGAAGTGGAGCGACGCATCTACATGCGCCGCGTACCGTATCTGACACCGGTGTCGCTTGAGCGGCTAGCCGGCTTCGGTCTGCATGTCTCGGTGCACGAAGATCTCGCGACCGACGCAGTGGAACAGCGCAGCCGCACATGA
- a CDS encoding ogr/Delta-like zinc finger family protein gives MRTLNRCPHCRTRAKARSSREMSLTFREVTYQCDNPDCGHTYIVNMEFARTLSPSAMPDLSLSLPLSSHVRERLAQQLKLPVSI, from the coding sequence ATGCGAACACTGAACCGTTGTCCACATTGCCGTACACGCGCCAAAGCGCGCAGCAGCCGTGAAATGTCGCTGACGTTTCGCGAAGTGACCTACCAGTGCGATAACCCCGATTGCGGCCACACGTATATCGTCAATATGGAGTTTGCGCGCACTTTGTCGCCCTCCGCGATGCCGGACTTGTCGCTGAGCTTGCCGCTGTCATCACACGTGCGCGAGCGCCTGGCGCAGCAACTTAAGCTACCCGTCTCGATTTAA
- a CDS encoding helix-turn-helix domain-containing protein — MNTIGARLREERLRLGLSQEEFAAIGGVLRRAQSHYESDERSPDAKYLSAVAELGVDLLYVLRGTRQASDEAGEAATSSEFDTEEQELIENYRALNEAGKAALHAFLSTCFNSSAMLVSAVPRRAKRLAEHRRAAFDQRTAENIERAIAHIKRLRAERAARAKKSNK; from the coding sequence ATGAACACAATAGGCGCGCGTCTCCGGGAAGAGCGTTTACGGCTTGGGCTCAGCCAGGAGGAATTTGCGGCGATCGGGGGAGTCCTGCGGCGTGCTCAATCCCACTATGAATCGGACGAAAGGTCGCCCGATGCCAAGTATTTGAGCGCGGTGGCGGAACTCGGCGTTGACCTGCTCTATGTATTGAGGGGCACAAGACAGGCTTCTGACGAAGCGGGTGAAGCAGCGACAAGCAGCGAATTCGACACCGAAGAACAGGAGTTGATTGAAAACTACAGAGCACTCAATGAAGCAGGCAAGGCAGCATTACACGCGTTTTTGTCCACTTGCTTCAATTCGAGTGCGATGCTTGTGTCTGCCGTTCCGCGTCGCGCGAAACGTCTAGCCGAGCATCGGCGCGCAGCGTTCGATCAGCGCACTGCCGAGAACATCGAGCGGGCCATCGCGCACATCAAGCGATTGCGCGCCGAGCGTGCCGCAAGAGCAAAAAAATCGAATAAGTGA
- a CDS encoding phage late control D family protein, translating into MSGPRGTRMQPQPDYRITLDGRDLSRVIAPHLVNLTLSESRADEADTVELVLDDSCNTFAVPKRGALIHVAIGWTGEPLVDKHSFTVDEIEHSGAPDLLTIRARSASMTNALRERREHSWHHQTLGSIVHTIAARHALKPTIADALAPITIAHIDQTHESDMSFLTRLAKRYDAVMNIKDQHLLLMPIGSGTTASGKPLRDIVLTRASGDQHRYCIVQRESYTAVRAYWHSNGQAKRRSVLVGDDNSRSIKVLPEDYPSEAEARAAAQAEHARAQRSQATLSYTLAHGRAELFVEVPITLAGFKPEIDATPWLIKQVTHTIGETGFTSALELEVRSGPATA; encoded by the coding sequence ATGAGCGGACCCCGAGGCACGCGTATGCAACCGCAGCCGGACTATCGCATCACGCTGGACGGACGCGACCTGTCGCGCGTCATCGCCCCCCATTTGGTGAACCTGACACTGTCGGAGTCGCGCGCCGATGAAGCCGATACGGTTGAACTCGTGCTGGACGACTCTTGTAATACCTTTGCGGTCCCGAAGCGCGGCGCGCTGATTCACGTCGCGATCGGATGGACGGGTGAGCCGCTGGTGGATAAGCACTCGTTCACGGTGGACGAAATCGAGCATAGCGGCGCACCGGACCTGCTCACGATCCGTGCACGTTCGGCCTCGATGACGAACGCACTGCGCGAGCGGCGCGAGCATAGCTGGCATCACCAGACGCTGGGCTCGATCGTCCACACGATCGCAGCGCGCCATGCGTTAAAGCCCACCATCGCCGATGCGCTCGCGCCCATCACAATCGCACACATCGATCAGACACACGAGTCAGACATGTCGTTTCTCACGCGCTTGGCCAAGCGCTACGACGCGGTGATGAACATCAAGGATCAGCATCTGCTTTTGATGCCCATTGGTAGCGGCACGACGGCAAGCGGCAAGCCACTGCGCGACATTGTGCTCACGCGTGCAAGCGGCGATCAACACCGATATTGCATCGTGCAACGTGAATCGTACACGGCGGTGCGCGCATATTGGCATTCAAACGGTCAGGCCAAGCGCCGGTCGGTCCTCGTCGGCGATGACAATAGTCGCAGCATCAAAGTGCTGCCTGAAGACTACCCAAGTGAAGCCGAGGCCCGTGCCGCAGCCCAAGCCGAGCACGCGCGCGCGCAGCGCTCACAGGCGACGCTGAGCTACACGCTCGCGCATGGTCGTGCTGAGCTTTTTGTGGAAGTGCCCATCACGCTTGCTGGGTTTAAGCCAGAGATCGACGCGACGCCGTGGCTGATCAAGCAAGTGACGCATACGATCGGTGAGACGGGATTCACGTCAGCACTTGAGCTGGAGGTGCGCAGTGGTCCAGCGACCGCGTAG
- a CDS encoding phage tail protein — protein MMMSLDQFVFGLKTVPYRELQRQRSWKHRTTSRVGARDGSQYTGIGEDTITLNGLLAPDNGIGTTASLAQLVRMADAGHAYVLVDGIGHVYGAFVIDSLRETASYHTRAGIARRIEFSLTIKRVDERQLASVHDAISSQRVTNEQ, from the coding sequence ATGATGATGTCGCTCGATCAGTTCGTGTTTGGACTGAAAACCGTACCGTATCGTGAATTACAGCGCCAGCGTAGTTGGAAACATCGCACGACCTCGCGCGTAGGCGCACGCGACGGCAGTCAGTACACCGGTATCGGCGAAGATACGATTACGTTGAACGGTCTGCTTGCGCCGGATAACGGCATCGGTACCACCGCCTCGTTGGCGCAACTGGTGCGCATGGCCGACGCCGGCCACGCGTACGTGCTAGTCGATGGCATCGGCCACGTGTATGGCGCATTCGTCATCGACAGCCTAAGAGAGACGGCAAGCTATCACACCCGGGCTGGTATCGCGCGACGCATCGAATTTAGCCTGACCATCAAGCGCGTGGACGAGCGGCAACTGGCGAGCGTGCATGACGCGATCTCGAGCCAACGCGTGACAAATGAGCAATGA